One window of Sphingomonas sp. KC8 genomic DNA carries:
- a CDS encoding EAL domain-containing protein: MMPEPAEALRVFSKLRGLGVEISIDDFGTGYSNLRYLERFPLTEIKIDRSFVRDVEHSSAKQVIVETIIKLSKALNIRVVAEGIETEAEFSFMRSLGCSVGQGYLFSRPLDASAFDDFIENHAISSGISQRSNLLT, translated from the coding sequence ATGATGCCCGAACCCGCTGAAGCCTTGCGCGTGTTCAGCAAGCTGCGCGGGTTGGGCGTTGAAATCTCTATCGACGACTTCGGCACCGGATATTCCAATTTGCGGTACTTGGAGCGTTTCCCGCTCACGGAGATCAAGATCGATCGCAGTTTCGTACGCGATGTCGAGCACAGCTCAGCCAAGCAGGTGATCGTCGAGACTATCATCAAGCTGAGCAAGGCGCTGAACATCCGCGTTGTCGCCGAAGGGATCGAGACCGAGGCGGAGTTCTCCTTCATGAGGTCGCTAGGCTGTTCGGTCGGCCAAGGTTATCTCTTTTCGCGCCCGCTTGATGCCAGCGCTTTTGACGATTTTATTGAGAACCACGCTATCTCGAGTGGAATATCTCAGCGCAGCAACCTTCTGACCTAG
- a CDS encoding winged helix-turn-helix domain-containing protein produces the protein MTTTLSLDEARRIALAAQGFGARLPEKPTRAHLCRSLDRLGLFQIDSVNVLARAHYLPAFSRLGGYDRTLLELDAWGAKQQRRMFEYWAHEASLLPLDLHPLLRWRMARAERGEIGYPALKRFATERRPEAQAVLDRIIAEGPMTAADFENGSSKSGWWEWSHTKHALEWLFWSGQITTATRRSSFARVYDLPERVLPKAVLDLATPDAASAQRTLIERSARALGVATVADLRDYFRLKPEEADHAITALAEAAILIPVRVEGWSQKAWMHRDARLPRRVNGAALLAPFDPLIWERSRTERLFGFRYRLEIYAPQDKRTHGYYVLPFLMNEALVARVDLKADRQTGVLLAHRITLEPDAPADALERLMIELDRMARWLGLDAVQVGMADQSS, from the coding sequence GTGACGACCACCCTTTCTCTCGACGAAGCACGCCGGATCGCGCTCGCTGCGCAGGGGTTCGGTGCTCGTCTGCCCGAAAAGCCGACCCGCGCACATCTTTGCAGATCGCTTGATCGCCTGGGACTGTTCCAGATCGACAGCGTCAACGTTCTGGCTCGTGCGCACTATCTTCCCGCCTTCTCGCGGCTCGGCGGCTATGATCGAACGCTGCTTGAACTGGATGCCTGGGGCGCCAAACAGCAGCGCCGCATGTTTGAATATTGGGCGCACGAAGCCTCGCTTCTGCCGCTCGATCTTCATCCGCTGCTGCGCTGGCGGATGGCGCGCGCCGAGCGGGGCGAGATCGGTTATCCGGCCCTGAAGCGCTTCGCGACTGAACGCCGGCCTGAAGCACAGGCCGTGCTAGACCGGATCATCGCGGAAGGACCGATGACAGCGGCTGATTTCGAGAACGGATCGAGCAAAAGCGGTTGGTGGGAATGGAGCCACACCAAGCACGCTCTCGAATGGCTGTTCTGGTCGGGCCAGATCACCACGGCCACGCGCCGCAGCAGTTTTGCGCGTGTGTATGATCTACCCGAACGCGTGTTGCCCAAAGCCGTTCTCGACCTCGCAACACCGGACGCCGCAAGCGCACAGCGCACATTGATCGAACGCAGTGCTCGTGCGCTCGGCGTCGCGACGGTCGCGGACTTGCGCGATTATTTTCGCCTGAAACCCGAAGAGGCGGATCATGCGATCACTGCGTTGGCCGAGGCGGCTATTCTCATCCCCGTGCGGGTCGAAGGCTGGAGCCAGAAGGCCTGGATGCATCGCGACGCCCGCCTGCCGCGTCGCGTGAATGGTGCGGCGTTGCTCGCACCATTCGACCCTCTGATCTGGGAGCGCAGTCGCACCGAGCGCCTGTTCGGGTTCCGCTACCGCCTCGAAATCTACGCCCCACAAGACAAGCGTACCCATGGCTATTACGTCCTGCCTTTCTTGATGAATGAAGCGCTGGTCGCCCGCGTCGATCTCAAGGCAGACCGCCAGACCGGCGTGCTGCTTGCGCATCGCATCACCCTCGAACCGGACGCGCCTGCGGACGCGCTGGAACGCCTCATGATTGAACTCGATCGGATGGCGAGGTGGCTTGGCCTCGATGCCGTCCAGGTCGGCATGGCAGACCAGTCATCCTGA